In Pseudomonadota bacterium, a single genomic region encodes these proteins:
- a CDS encoding ATP-binding protein gives MLAGSYKVCCQLSLMFIFLVLISPVFITLMLVCLAIPTQPSLAVSEKRQVPETWNLKVAINKIIGRGEEKAQIEKILNQEGRVALVGAPGVGKTCLALHYARLKYQDYNIVWVINLANDLKSQLLELLVALDNLPRNALSNPFQGDACKTDLHTQLRDVSSNQLMFLVREKLRKTNKTWLLVLDDVRSRQTLYDLLPETHGDRTKHVLITSNNTKICESVIPLGVFTESEALAFLQLKLTRTYKKSCVAGSSQVS, from the coding sequence ATGTTAGCAGGAAGCTACAAAGTTTGTTGTCAATTGTCTCTGATGTTTATTTTTCTTGTACTGATTTCCCCGGTATTTATTACTCTGATGCTTGTCTGTCTTGCGATTCCTACGCAACCAAGTTTGGCTGTTTCGGAAAAACGGCAAGTTCCTGAAACCTGGAATCTCAAAGTCGCCATCAACAAAATCATTGGCCGGGGCGAGGAGAAAGCACAGATAGAGAAAATCTTGAACCAAGAGGGTAGAGTAGCCCTTGTCGGAGCTCCAGGGGTTGGGAAAACCTGCCTAGCCCTACACTATGCCAGACTGAAATACCAAGACTACAACATTGTTTGGGTTATCAACCTGGCCAATGATCTGAAATCCCAGTTGCTTGAGTTGCTAGTTGCCCTGGATAATTTGCCAAGGAACGCTTTAAGTAACCCTTTTCAAGGGGATGCATGCAAAACTGATCTTCACACGCAACTGCGAGACGTTTCCTCAAACCAGTTGATGTTTCTGGTCCGGGAAAAGTTAAGAAAGACCAATAAAACCTGGCTGTTAGTACTTGACGATGTTCGTAGCCGACAAACCCTTTATGACTTATTACCAGAAACGCATGGGGATCGGACCAAACATGTTTTGATCACTTCAAACAATACCAAAATATGTGAATCTGTCATCCCTTTAGGGGTTTTTACTGAAAGCGAGGCCTTAGCTTTCTTGCAACTCAAACTGACAAGAACGTACAAAAAAAGCTGCGTTGCAGGATCTAGCCAAGTTTCTTGA